A stretch of Gossypium hirsutum isolate 1008001.06 chromosome A06, Gossypium_hirsutum_v2.1, whole genome shotgun sequence DNA encodes these proteins:
- the LOC107961735 gene encoding CASP-like protein 1B2, translating into MALQSGEKLPMFIGHVWSKQKSRWTLLGLRLLAFLAAAAATLVMVLNKQTKTFVVATIGTTPVNLTLTAKFHHTPAFVFFAIANGLVSIHNLVMIMVDLLGSKFDYKGFQLPMIASLDMLNLALVSGGANAAAFMAELGKNGNSHARWDKICDKFGAYCDRGAGALIASFLALALMLVISFLSILNLKLVNSSSHNSHNNIIALPN; encoded by the exons ATGGCTCTACAAAGTGGAGAGAAATTACCCATGTTTATTGGGCACGTCTGGTCAAAGCAGAAGAGTAGATGGACCTTGTTGGGGCTAAGATTGCTTGCCTTTCTTGCCGCAGCAGCTGCAACTCTTGTGATGGTTCTCAACAAACAAACCAAAACTTTTGTGGTTGCAACCATTGGAACTACCCCTGTCAACCTTACTCTCACTGCCAAGTTTCACCACACGCCAGCGTTTGT GTTCTTTGCTATAGCTAATGGACTGGTCAGCATCCATAACTTGGTGATGATAATGGTGGATTTGTTGGGGAGCAAGTTCGATTACAAGGGTTTTCAGCTTCCCATGATTGCTAGTTTGGACATG CTAAACCTGGCATTGGTATCTGGTGGAGCAAATGCGGCAGCGTTCATGGCGGAGctggggaaaaatggtaattctCATGCGAGGTGGGACAAGATTTGTGATAAATTTGGAGCATATTGTGACCGTGGTGCCGGAGCTCTTATTGCTTCATTTCTTGCTCTTGCTCTCATGCTTGTCATTTCTTTCCTATCTATCCTTAACCTTAAACTTGTCAACTCATCATCCCATAATTCTCACAACAATATAATCGCTCTTCCTAATTAA